The Budorcas taxicolor isolate Tak-1 chromosome 2, Takin1.1, whole genome shotgun sequence nucleotide sequence GCCAAATCCTGCTTTCTGATTATTCACATCCTTAATTCCTCATTTACTGTAAGGGGTGGCAGGTACAGCAGATGGCTGCCTCTTGCATTTTCTTGCATCCCCCTTAGCTCCTCAGTGCTTACCAGGGAGAAAGTGGCTGATGGCTGCTAGAGGGCTAGTATTGTTTTTCCTGGTCTCAGAAGTTTACATTTGGAAGGCTAGAATCCCTCATAGCTGTGACATATGGGATATGGTAAGAAACATTTCATTTCACACCATCCCTTAGGCACAACCTTGAAATTGAGAAATTATGTATTTGAGAATTACCCCTGAATCAACTAAGGAGGAATAAACTTTCTTCATAAGATTTAGAATCTAATATTCGATCAAATCaagtggttttttatttttttttaatttttatttttactttattttcctttacaatactgtattggttttgccatacattgacatgaatccaccacggccaatcaaatgcttttttaaaaaacatattcttCGTATTCAGCATTTATACACTTCGTAGTTATTGCTGTTcttcagtcgccaagttgtgtctgattctgtgaccccatggactgcagcaaaacttccctgtccctcaccatctcccagagtttgcccaagttcatgaccattgaatcggtgatgtcatccaaccatctcatcctctgttgtccttttccccttctgccttcatctttcccagaatcagggtcttttccagtaagttggctcttcacatcagatggccaaagtactgcagcttcagctttcagcatcagtctttccaatgaatattgatggttgatttcctttaagattgactggtttgatcaccttgctgtccaagagactctcaagagtcttctccaacaccatagttcaaaaacatcagttttttggtgctctgccttctttatgctccagttctcacatctggacatgactactggaaagaccatagctctgactatatgaacctttgtcagcaaagtgatgtttctgctttttgacaCACTGTATAAGTTTGTCAGAACTTTCCTGCCAAAAAGCAATCATCTAATTTCATAGCTGAAGTCAGCATCCTTAGTGTTTTTAgaccccaagaagaggaaatctgtcagtgcatccacctttcccccttctatttgccatgaagtgatgggaccagatgccatgatcttggtgtttttttttttaagagatttttcagttcctcttcactttctgcgattagagtggtatcatctgcatatctgaggtagttgctatttcttccagcaatcttgattccagcttggaacTCATTCAGCCtgaaatttcacatgatgtgctctgtgtaaaagttaaataaacagggtgacaataaacagccttgtcatactcctttctcaatcttgaaccagtcagttgttccatacaggaagcaacagttagaaacttgCATggaacaggtttctcaggagacagataagatggtctggtattcccatctctttaagagttttacacagtttgttatgactttagcatagtcaatgaaacagaggtagataattttctagaattcccttgctttctctatgattcagtaaatgtttgcaatttgatctctggttcccctgccttttttaaacccagcttgaacatctggaagttcttggtttgtgtAATGCTGAAGTCTAGCATGCAGGGTTTCGAGTacaaccttactagcatgggataTGACTGCAGCTGTCCAGTGGTTTGAACTCTCTTTGGCACaacccttcttgggaactgggataagaactgaccttttccagtcctgtgactattgctgggttttccagatttgctgacatatttaaTGTAGCACTTTGATAGAaacatcatttaggatttgaaaaagctctgctggaaatccatcacctccactagttttattgacagcagtgcttcctaaggcccacttgacttcccactccagaatatctggctctgggtgagtgaccacaccattatggttagccaggtcattaagatttttttacacaattcttctgtatattctttccatctcttcttgatctcttctgcatCGGTTAGGTCTTggccatttctgtcccttattgtgcccagttttgaatgaaatattcctttgatatttccaatattcttgaagagatctctagtctttacccttctgttgttttcttccatttctttgcattgttcattgaagaaggccttcttgtggaactctgcatttagttgggtatacatttccctttctcccccgtttttcacttctcttctttcttcagctatttgtaaagcctcctctgacaaccactttgtcttctggcttttctttttctttgggatggttttgttttctgcctcctatacaatattacaaacctctgtccatagttcttcaggtgctGTTTACTAGATTTAATCTCTTGAATTTgtatattcaagggattatacTTGAAtaatcacttccactgtatattcataggggatttgatttaagtcatacctggctcTAGTGGGTTTCCCCATTTCTTTAGCTTAtacctgaattttgctatgaaaaGCTGAtaatctgagcaacagtcagctacaggtcttgtttttgctgactgtacacaGACTCTCTATCTTTgactacaaagaatgtaatcaatctgatttcagtattgaccatttggtgatgtccatgtataacgccatctcttttgttgttgaaaaagggtgtttactatgaccagtgtgttctcttggcagaattctgttagtctttgccctgcttcattttgtactccaaggctaaacttccctgttactccaagtacctcttgacttcctacttttgcattccaatccacTATGATGagtaggacatctttttttggtgttagttctaggaggtctactaggtcttcatagaactgatcagcttcagcttcttctgcatcaGGGATCGGGGCATAAACTTGAATTAcaatgatactgaatggtttgccttggaaataaactgaggtcattctgtcacttttgagtttgcactcaagtactgcgtttctgactcttttgttgattatgaagtttactccatttcttctgcaggattcttgctcacagtggtagatatagtggtcatctgaattaaattcactcattcctgtccattttagttaactgattcctaagatgttgatgttcactcttgccatctcctgcttaatcacatccaatttaccttgattcatggacttaacattccaggttcctgtgcaatactcTTCTAACaacatcagattttactttcatcagctGACACATCCACGATCGAGCATCGTTTCTGCATTGGCCCagccgcttcattctttctgggactATTAGTAGttgtcctccactcttccccagtagcatattggacaccttatGACCTGGGGGTCTcatgtttcagtgtcatatcttctcCACTTTCTATACAGTTCATtgggttctcacagcaagtatactggggtggtttgtcattccctcttccaatggaccatgttttgtcagaactttccactatgacccatccatcttgggtggccttgcacagcatggctcacagcCTCATtaagttatgcaagcccctttgctaTGACAaagcagtgatccatgaaggggatgtATACACTTTAAGGACAATTAAAGCTGGACTTCCAGTGCTCTTGCATAGACTATACCAATTTTGTAATCTGGGAGAGTTTGCGTTTATCTGCTctgtgatgtccaactctttgctacccccatggactgtagcccaccaggctcatttgtctatgggatttttttaggcaagaataatggagtcagttgccatttccttctctaggggatcgtcctgacccagggatcaaactcatgtctcctgtatttcctgcactgttggtggattccttacccatggagccactggggaaaccaagCCCCAGTACCAATTTTGTAACCTGGAAGagtttagaaaattttttatttttactgagacAGAGTGAGACCACTTGCCTGAATACCTGGAAGTCAAAGAAAGGCTTGACCCTCATCAAGACCCAGGCAATGTCCAGTAAAGGGATGCTGAGCAGGAAGCAGGGACAGGAATGAGATCCCCAGCATCTTGGCATAGTCAATGTCCATATCATTGGTCATTTGGAATTTGGGATTTGGGAATTTTTCCAAAAGGCCTGAAGCATATGAATATTGATACCAATATGAGTCTATGAGGTGACATCAAACTATAACAATGTTGAAAGAACTACTGAAATGCTCTAAAGTCAGGGGGTCCCTTCCCAGTTTAATAACAGGTCATCAAAGTGAGGGAACAGAGGTGCTTTTGAAGGCAGGAGTTACTGAGAAGGAACCTGTAGCTGGCTCCCTGCTCCCTGTTCAATTCTCTGTTCATGAAACACAGACTTGCCATTACACAGCCTTCCCTGCTTGCCAAGGTATATTCACATCTGACCTTCTTGGCCTTACCAGGCCGTGGGACGTCTGTAGGCCATAGGCTGTGTTCCTGATGTACAGTGAGGAGCTTGCCACCTGGAAGCTGAGCCGCTGAAGCAAGTGTCCGCAGCAGACTAGGGGGACATCCTCTCTTGTCTTGGGTACCCCAAGGCCACCACAAAGCCCTCCTTCCTGGATGGTttgatttttaatgtttcctCTCCTATTCCCAACTCCTTCCTGCTTTGCAACGTATTTGAAACTATATGATACTAAATTATCTGATGCTAATACAgtatcatattattttttattttctgaatctaCCTTATAGCTTATATAGCTTACACATCACCATCACATTCTTTTATGTTTGTCTGCTTTTCTCCTCTCAATTGAAGAagattaaaaacacatttattttgagAAACCTCTAATGACAGGTCCTCAGAATATGTACTTGGGAAAGGctggttgaatgaatgacttCTGTACAAAATTTGTGTGAGGAGCCTTAGCTGGAAATGTTTGTCCTATTCCTGGCCTGGGGAATCTTTGAGCGTTAGATAACTGAATGCTGGGTAGCATTATCACAAATTTCAAAGTGTTGCATGTATAACACATGTTACAACTGGGATATGTGGGTGAACCTATAAAATACTGTGCTGAGAGAAAGAAGCCAGGTCCCAAAGAATACATTCTGCATATTCTGATCATCTGAcacttttagaaaaggcaactCTAGATTGTGTGACAGAAACAGGTCacagagaggaagaggggagaTGAACAGTGATTGGAGAAGAGCAGGGACATTTCTGGGAAAAGGAAATACTCAGGATTTTTATCATAttgataaaatatgatttttaccaTATTTGATTTATCATATCAAAAATCTTTGTTCAGGTTTTCAGGTTAATTggtttttggccaacccactcCATGGgcatatacatttgtcaaaaagcTCAGGTCTGTATACTTTTAAGGAGATGCATATAAATGATGTATAAAGAGTTGATTGAAATATGTGTAATGAGAGAAGTATGAAAATACTAGCCCCTACTTTTCCTCCTGTTCTCAAAGCTATCTTGGGCATTTATAACATCTTGATACATGATTGCAGTTTcaataattcttgtgtgtgtgttctctttttcctttggcaGCAGCAAACCTAAATCAGAAAATACTTCTAAGTGAATGAACTTTGACTTTAATCCAGCTGGTTGCATAAGAACTAACAGAACACAAAACAAACACATATTCATTTGCTCTTTCTTGCTGAAATCAGGAGGCAGAGATTTGCTCCTCACCATGACTCACACGTTTTATTAACTAAACTGCCCATGCTCATCCCACTTATTTTAATTAGGGTTGCTTTAACCATGTGCTACACTTTCTCCCTATTGTGTGGGTTTGACTCCATCACTTCTTTTCTGTGTTACTAAAAAGTAGCTTTTCCTATTTACCTCTCTTTCAAGGGCACATGGGGGAACTAATGCGACCCTTTTGAGCCTTCTTCCTTCTGACAAAGGCAGGGACAGTGTGCGTGTGTACAGGTGTCCTCAGGCCTTGTCTCTGACTCTCGTCTTCTTGCCCTTCCAGACTCCAGAGCCCAGTGCACACCTGCCAGGCCACGGTGACACTGAAGGTCAGCAGCGCCCCCCTTCTCCTGCAGAACCAGAGGAGCAGGAGTGGAGCCAGAAAACAGACCACGATGATCTTGAGACACCGTCCCACCACAGTGAAAGTCCATCAGACACCGAAACTGATCCCTTTGAAAGCGCTTCTGACACCGAGTCCCTGCCTGGTGACCTCCTAGAGGGAATCTGCCTCCCTCCACGTGGTACCTCTGAGGACAAGGAAGCACACAAGGGATTCTTTGACACCCCAGCATCTGGGAACCCTCGGGAGCAATATTTGACAGATGTCCCTGGGCTTGACCCAAAGGAGGAACTAGATCTGTGCCTTGACTTCAAGGAAGAGTCTCACAAAAGTGGGTTACGAACCTTTGCTACAGCTGCTGGAGAAGTGAGGGCCATCCTCCAGGAGGATGTGGCTGGCCCAGAGCTAGAGCTGCCACCAGGAAGGGCTGCTCTCCTCACACAGAGCTGTGCACGGGGGCTTACAGGCAGTTACAGCCTCCCACCAGCAAAGGTGGTGACTGTCCAAGACATCACAGGGTTCTCTGTTTTTCCTCCTCAGAGATCCAGGTCTGAGAGTCATCTGGGCACCCCACTGGTCTGGCCCCTTCTTCTCTGGTGCACTGAACAGAGCCAGAGCTGGCCGAATATCCAAAACAGGCAGAGGGGATGCCAACTGTCCCTCAGAAGCCCGCTGAATAGCACAGCCCCTCTGGGAGCCAGGGCAGGGAAAAAATGTCCTCCAGACCCCACATCGGGGTTGCTCTGCTCCCCGTACAGCTTTGATACCACCCGCTGGCTTCCTTTAGGGACATCCTGCCTCCTACATTCCAAGTTTTACCATAGTGTCCCAGAAAATACTGATGATGAAGGCAGGGCACTCCCAAGGCACTGCTGTTGGCTCACAAGGACTCTGAACAAGACCCAGTCCATAGCAGAATTTCCCTTAAGAAACTCCGAGGATCCTTTAGGGCAGAACTTTGTGACGTTTGGGACCCATCTGAAGGAAGAGACAGAAGCAGAACGGGCTCCAATAACACGAACCCCTCTTCACCCTGTTCCCACCCAGCTGTCTCACTTACTTCCTACTTCCCAAAGGAAGACTCTTCCTTTGAAGGATCAGTACAAACTCAGGGCTCTAAACTGGAAAAGGGCCTCTCAGGACACACCCTCTGAAGATCTCTGGCTGGAAAACCAGTTAGGACAGGATTCTAGGTCCTGCCCAGTCTCTTCATGCCTTACTGCAGAGTTGGTGAGCCTCACCACAGAGGAAGTGCCAGTGCCAGCAGAGTGCAAGTCCGGACACGGCCCAGAAAGCAGACCAGAGGAGCCCCAaggccctggccaggcaccagatGCTGAGGACGTGAGTGATGCACAGAAGCACCTTCAGGACATTTCTGCTGAGCCAGGAAACCAAACCAGCAATTACACATCAAAGTATATCCTCAGCGAAAAAAGAAAGCCATCTGCTAGGGCCAAGTTCCCACATCATCCCAACAAGAGCGGGTCACTGGTGTGGAACAGAGACTGGGGAGTTTGCTCCAGAGTGAGCGATAATTCATATGCTCCAGAGACAACCCTGAAATCAAGCACAGCAGACACTTTAAAGGAAGCAGAAGACGTGATGGTTCCAGATCCCAGCTTCACAAAAAATGCCTTGCAGGGGTTTTCAGGAGTCTCAGCAGCCACCATGTCTCACTGCAGCTGTGGGGATGAGGAATGTGAACAGGGGCACAAGGGTGATACAATACCCTTTGCAGAGGGCCTCCAGACAGAGCCCAAAGCAGACACATCTTCTAGGGGCACGCTCATCATTATAGCTGTTGAGCAGAAAGGGCTGCAGGCCACCAGGAAGAAAATGGGTCCTCTGCTAAAATCACAGTCCTGTGAGTTTCTAGAGGAAAGACCAGGGTCTCCCTACAGTGCTAGAGCAACCCCCTGTGAGTCTCCTCTGGCTGGGAAACCAAAAACTTGTGGCAAAGAGTGTGAAATGCCAGCAGCCTGCAGCCTACAAGGTAACGATGGGGCTCTTCGGCAGGTGGCCCAAGCCTCAGAGCCTGGGATAGTCCTGATCCCCCAGGCTGCTTCGGAAGATTGGTCCCCGGGGAGGAGAAAAACGCCTTCCCAGGAGCACGCAGGGGACATACTGAGCACAGGGGCGCCTATGGAAAAGAACCAACCTGGGGCCAGCCAGAACTCCAGGATTCCAGCAGCCAGGGAGGAAGCTGCTGGGAAGCCCGAGGCCTGGGGCCCTCACCCCGCGGGCAGCCGAGGGCCACCGAGCCCGGAGGACACGCGAGGGGTGTGCGCAGCAGAGGGCGATGCAGACACCGACAAGCAGCCCGGCGCCCAGGCCCGTGCCCGTAAGAGTGCACTCCAACCGCCCAGACTGCCCCACCAGCTCCGCCAAGCATCGCGGGAGCCTGGTAAGCGCCTGGCGTTTCCCAAGGTAATCTCCTTCCGAAAAGGCAAGCCCTCGGCCGCTGAGAGCCCAGGAGGGGGCCACCCTGGGGGTTCTTCCGGCCTCGAGGAACTGTGCTCCGACAGTCAGCGGAGCAGCGCGCAGAGCTTCTCCGGCCAGGCCGGAACTTCTTGCAACGCGCCCGCCAGCACCTTTCCGGTGATCGGCCTCCAGGGATCGAGCCAAGGAGCCCCAGGGCTGATGGAAGGGGGCCGGGTGGAGACGCCTGGGGACCTCGGTAGCAGAAGACAGTCCTCAGAAAGCTGCGACGCCAAGAGACTCAACACTCCAGAGAAAAGACTCAGGGCAAGGTTGGCCTCAGCTCATAAGACCTTTGCAAATTTTTTTGAGTCAAGAGTTTTAGAAAAAGAGAACACTGGTGAATGTTCTTCATGCTCTTCCAAGGACCAGAAGGAAAAGAGCAGGTTGCGCCAGACTTCCTGGCGCACATTCCTGAAAAGCAAAGATGCCCAAGGCTCCAAAAGGTCCTCCTTAGTAAGTCTGATTCCAGGACCAGAAATCTTGAATACCCCCAGCCGTTTCCCACCAGAGACCAATAGCCACTGTGAGAACACAGTGGTGGAACACAAGGAGAGCTATGTTTTTAGAGATCATTGGACACCCACACATTCCCCCATACCTTTGTCATCCAGCAATTTGGCTTCTTCAGATAACAGGAGAAAGAGTGAACCAACTATCAAATGTCCAAGTACCCAGGAAAGTGGTGAATACATACCTCCGAGTACCTTTCCTGAAAAGTCTTGGCCTTTGTCACCCACCAGTCCTGGGAGGCAGCAGGCTGAGATCAGCCGCACCCTTCCCTCAAGCTCCGCCTGTTGCCTGGCACGTGGAAGCCAAAGC carries:
- the ARHGEF4 gene encoding rho guanine nucleotide exchange factor 4, whose amino-acid sequence is MAGQVEGSHPCARSLLPSSPSPPDHPRGHAALPLPTGPPLASVSGMGQDLSLWIGLHVAGHFWLKLTGQVETTVVGKAMWEQGLVSAVGKEAGHGHGGSSADPVEGPLKRVPGSGEALACHRGVGEDTMYSPRNRNGQGEGSYVFSGKGRLRSSPEETQLGTMGGNVLQPGPRSSFVLRRLALRRTPEPSAHLPGHGDTEGQQRPPSPAEPEEQEWSQKTDHDDLETPSHHSESPSDTETDPFESASDTESLPGDLLEGICLPPRGTSEDKEAHKGFFDTPASGNPREQYLTDVPGLDPKEELDLCLDFKEESHKSGLRTFATAAGEVRAILQEDVAGPELELPPGRAALLTQSCARGLTGSYSLPPAKVVTVQDITGFSVFPPQRSRSESHLGTPLVWPLLLWCTEQSQSWPNIQNRQRGCQLSLRSPLNSTAPLGARAGKKCPPDPTSGLLCSPYSFDTTRWLPLGTSCLLHSKFYHSVPENTDDEGRALPRHCCWLTRTLNKTQSIAEFPLRNSEDPLGQNFVTFGTHLKEETEAERAPITRTPLHPVPTQLSHLLPTSQRKTLPLKDQYKLRALNWKRASQDTPSEDLWLENQLGQDSRSCPVSSCLTAELVSLTTEEVPVPAECKSGHGPESRPEEPQGPGQAPDAEDVSDAQKHLQDISAEPGNQTSNYTSKYILSEKRKPSARAKFPHHPNKSGSLVWNRDWGVCSRVSDNSYAPETTLKSSTADTLKEAEDVMVPDPSFTKNALQGFSGVSAATMSHCSCGDEECEQGHKGDTIPFAEGLQTEPKADTSSRGTLIIIAVEQKGLQATRKKMGPLLKSQSCEFLEERPGSPYSARATPCESPLAGKPKTCGKECEMPAACSLQGNDGALRQVAQASEPGIVLIPQAASEDWSPGRRKTPSQEHAGDILSTGAPMEKNQPGASQNSRIPAAREEAAGKPEAWGPHPAGSRGPPSPEDTRGVCAAEGDADTDKQPGAQARARKSALQPPRLPHQLRQASREPGKRLAFPKVISFRKGKPSAAESPGGGHPGGSSGLEELCSDSQRSSAQSFSGQAGTSCNAPASTFPVIGLQGSSQGAPGLMEGGRVETPGDLGSRRQSSESCDAKRLNTPEKRLRARLASAHKTFANFFESRVLEKENTGECSSCSSKDQKEKSRLRQTSWRTFLKSKDAQGSKRSSLVSLIPGPEILNTPSRFPPETNSHCENTVVEHKESYVFRDHWTPTHSPIPLSSSNLASSDNRRKSEPTIKCPSTQESGEYIPPSTFPEKSWPLSPTSPGRQQAEISRTLPSSSACCLARGSQSVPCKPLSPKPQSLRPGAQRADFHYPEKGRAISVVSLGSYSHVDTSSEAPGNPKMSQAWISLLLSLQALDQGEQKEESRKRSQQPCGISTAPSLKDLLGSENHMLWKEQPGKKPSCFQGLKAFHTEPAPGPFSTAEVGTWILPFISAEDIPRETPSQPRSIPQHSHISLDDLWLEKTQRRKLKKQAQFERKTHAHKDGVQCWRKMITTSPESLNLPGRSHPFSQSAPTGLNHMGWPESTPDIALPDGALDTALRGDEVGSEEDLYEDVHSSSHHYSHTGGGGEQLAINELISDGSVVCAEALWDHVTMDDQELGFKAGDVIEVMDATNREWWWGRVADGEGWFPANFVRLRVNQDEPADDEALGPGHGGAGDGGGTEAQGSRDQMRTNVINEILSTERDYIKHLRDICEGYLRQCRKRADMFSEEQLRTIFGNIEDIYRCQKAFVKALEQKFNRERPHLSELGACFLEHQADFQIYSEYCNNHPNACVELSRLAKLSKYVYFFEACRLLQKMIDISLDGFLLTPVQKICKYPLQLAELLKYTHPQHRDFKDVEAALHAMKNVAQLINERKRRLENIDKIAQWQSSIEDWEGEDLLVRSSELIHSGELTRVTQPQAKSQQRMFFLFDHQLIYCKKDLLRRDVLYYKGRVDMDSLQVVDLEDGKDRELHVSIRNAFRLCCGPSGESHLLCAKKPEQKQRWLKAFAREREQVRLDQETGFSITQLQRKQAMLNASKQQAIGKPKALGRPYYLARQKHPTLPTSLPQQQVLVLGEPKRKPSTFWHSISRLAPFRK